GAAAAAAGCAAAGGCAAGCAAATGGTAGACAATATACTGAGCATGCTAGTTCTAGTACAAGTCAAGAAGGTACTGTACCAAATCTAATCAGAAGTATTATCCATTCTCTTGAAGATATAGAGAGGCAATGGACTGAACATGAGAAAAATCTTGAGTTAGAAGAGAAAGTAAGTAAGCTTCAGCATGAAGTAGAAGGTGTGAAAAAAGAAAGAGATCACTGGCTAACAGAATACAAAACGTTGTTAGGGGTCATGGAAAAGGCTAGAAAACTTGTATACTTAGAAGAAGAAGTAGGGAAGAAAAAAGCGAAATCAGGAAAATGATATAAAACAAAAAACGAACCTTTTAATGGTTCGTTTTCGTTTGTATAAATGAATCTTATTATATTATTAATGCTGGATATTTTCTTTTTCTTGGTCTGGGTGCCATGTCAATGGATTCTCACTCAAGTCACGTGCCATATCGTAGTTGACTGGTTGGAAGCCCATTCTCTCCCAGAATCCTTGGGATTTTACACGACCATTCGTTTTAATAGGTAATCCAAACCCTTTAGCGAATTCTACTAGAGCTGTCCCATACCCTTTCCCTTGATAACTTGGAAGAACTTCTAATTTCCATAGTTCGAGGTAGTTTTGTTGTGGGTCGAAATAGCGGTCATACTTAGCATCCACTTGATACAGGCTCATACGTGCTACAAGTGTATCACCAAAATAAATTCCGTAGAATGGAGACTCACTGTCATTTTCAATAATGTTTGCTTGAAGGTCTTCCATCATGGACAATTCTTGTATACCGTATTCCTTAA
Above is a genomic segment from Bacillus carboniphilus containing:
- a CDS encoding N-acetyltransferase, translating into MELKVEKLKVNYKTLEEFKKFKEYGIQELSMMEDLQANIIENDSESPFYGIYFGDTLVARMSLYQVDAKYDRYFDPQQNYLELWKLEVLPSYQGKGYGTALVEFAKGFGLPIKTNGRVKSQGFWERMGFQPVNYDMARDLSENPLTWHPDQEKENIQH
- a CDS encoding RsfA family transcriptional regulator — translated: MTSTRQDAWTKDEDVLLSEVVLRHIREGSTQLQAFEEVGKKLSRTPAACGFRWNSLVRKQYKSGIELAKKQRKERKKQRQANGRQYTEHASSSTSQEGTVPNLIRSIIHSLEDIERQWTEHEKNLELEEKVSKLQHEVEGVKKERDHWLTEYKTLLGVMEKARKLVYLEEEVGKKKAKSGK